GTTCGCCATTATTATGCTTTCTTTTCTTGAAGGGTCATATTTAACTAAATATCCACTACAATCATAGAATAAATAGTCATCACTCCATTTGAAATCTGAACCTTCAATAGTATCAATTATCTCAAATTTGTTCAGGTCAATAATATTTATGTTATTATTTCCTTTTTCATCAATAGCTATATAGCTATTGGACGCTTCGAAGTGCAATCTTGAATTCTCAACTTTTAATGATTCAGTCATTTTGTTTTCAAGATTAATCCTGTTCAATACGTCCTCATCAACTGGTCTAAAATACCCATGATCGCCTATTAATTCCAAGTCACTTACATAAGAATCATCATATAGTGTTATGGTCGACCCACTATTGAAATCGTAATAATATAAATATGCTCTATCTTCAAAACCTGTATATAAAACACCTTTATCTGTAATACTATATAGTCTTACTGGCTCAGAAATAATTTTATTCCATTTATCCTTTTCAAGACTATATAGGGAGTTGGTTTCATATTCTTTAAAAACTTTGTGGTTATCTGCCATCTTATAATCACTTAAACGATAATTTCCACTAGGTGTCTCTAGTGGTACATATTCTGAATCTAAGACTTTGTGGTTAGTATCTTCCATAACATCTTCCTCTACATATTCAGAATATATATTGACATATAACATATCGTCAACAACCATATTGTTATATATTTCTGATTTATTTATATAATAAGGCTTAAAAATATGTTTATCTGTATCAAGTATATATGAACTATCCACATCACTATATGTATATCCATTATCAGGGTTGTATCTAATCTCTTGTTCTGTTTTTATGGTATTCCACTCTTTATCAGTACGATCATAATAATATAAGATCTGATATCCGATAATTCCTATTCCTTTTTCATCATACCCCATCTTTAAATAGTTGTTATACTGTTCTTCATAAGCAGCTTCCCAAATCTCATCTGGAATGATTGTGTCAAGTTTTCTTTTGCCCTCTTTATTTATAGTATATATAGCTTTTTCTTCTGCATTAATGTAAGTTATATTTTCATTAACTGAGTCAAATATTATATTGTCGAAGGACATTTTTTCACCTAGGAAATTATTATCAACAACTCTACTTTTATATTCTTCATCAATATAACATATCTCATCACTTCCATTTAATCCAACATAGTAATCATCAATATTCATAAATCTGGTAACACCATTATATGGTTTTTCTAATATATAACATACATCATACTCAGAATTACTTTTTACTATATCACCATTTTTTAATAAGAAATAATTGGTCCCGTTATAATTACCATCTAATAATTTTTCTTCTTCAACAATCTTACCATTATCAAAGATCCAATATCCTTCATTGATAATATAATGGTGTTCATACTTTTTATTATAACTAGGGTCTTGGTTTATCAGTACTGTATAGGAATATAACTGTGGGTAATTATTATCTATAGATATATCAGCCTCGTATAATTTATCATCTTTTTTAGCATATAATTTCAACTCACATTTTTCATTTCTTTCAAGAATATATTTAATTGAATCAATCTCTGTTTTTATATCCAATTGAATTACGTCTAATAAAGCAAAAGATTTATTGCATATAGCTACATAACGGTTATCTTCATTTTTATACTCAACAAATATTGTGTTATCACTTGTATACATATCAACTACATCGTCTTTGAATCGTTGTTTTTTAACAAAAGTTATTCCATCTTTACCATATGAATATGTATCAATGAATTTCTTATCTTCTTTATCATAGATCAAATAAAATGATGTTATACCTGCTGATATCAGCTTAAAGTTACTTGCATCACTGTAATTCTTAAATTTATAGTCAATCATTGATTTATTAAAATAATCAGTACAATCAAAACATATTTCCCCTAGCTCTTTGTCATAGGATAATAATACAATATGGTCATCCCATCCTAGATAACCTGACTGTAAACTGTATTTACTATTGATTAAAATGCTCTCATCATCTTCACTAGCATAATCATTACCAAACGAAAACAGAGCTTGTTTTTTATTCCCTATCAATAATTGAAAAGAACAAACATAACTGGAATAATTCCAATCAATACCACCATGTTTCTTAATGACAACATCTTCTATTGTGAAATCATCAGGTAGAATTACATTAGGAAAAATTATTTGTTCAGGTGATTCATTGGTGATACTAAAATCATCCTCAGTAAAGTTTTTAGCATCAATACTTAACTCTTGGTCGCTTATTCTTATTATGTCAGCTTCCTGCTCAGGCTGTTCTTTTGAATCTGCATCATTAATATCTTCTTCATCTTGCTTACCTGACATTGTTCCTGATTCTTCTGTAGTAGAAGTTGGTTCATCCTTAGTGGAACAACCTGTAATAAATATAGCTAGAAAAGTAATTATTATTATAGTTGCATTAAATTTTTTCATACTTTTAGTACATTCCTTTCGCCTTACTAAAATTATATTATGTATCAGCTCAAAATCATTTTGTCAAAATATATAATAACAGTAAGTTATTAAAATTATGTTATATATTTTTTTAAATAATTATTAACAAAATAATCCCACTGGATTTTTTATGCCTATTACCAGTGGGATTTTATCATATAACTTATTTAATTTTATATTCTATACTGTGATATCTCATCCTTAAAATCTAATGTCATTTCCTTGAAAGTGCTTATACTATCTGTAATACCTTTTATATGTACTGTATAATCTGTTACATTAGCACTAACTTCTTCTGCTGAAGCTGAGTTTTCTTCTGCAATAGCTGCTAATGACTCTATGTTTTGGAACACTTTTGACATTGAGTTGGCTTCATTTTCTAGTCTTTTTGATGTATCTATCATTTTATCTGCAACCGTATTGATATTGACATTAGCTACACTGGAAGCTTCAACGGCTTGACCTAGACTTGAATTCTCCTTAACCAATACATTATACTGAGAAGCAACATCTTCTACTAGTTTCTCTATTTCACTAACAAACTCACTAAGATTATTCTTTATCTTTTCAACTGCGTCATTAGTCTCTTCTGAAAGGTTTCTTACCTCATCAGCTACTACTGCAAAACCTTTGCCAGCTTCACCAGCTCTAGCAGCTTCTATTGATGCATTAAGTGCAAGAAGATTAGTTTGACCAGATATTGCTGATACGATTGAAACGATTTCTGTAATCTGTTCAGCTTTGCTTTTTAACCTTAATCCATTATCTTGTACTTGTTTGAAACGGTCTAATAACATATTGATCTCTGTAGCTGTGGATTCTACCTCTTTGAAGCTATTGTCTATTTGGTCCACAGAACCTTCTAATTCAGTTTTATTGTTTTGTTCTTCACCAGCGATATTATTGATTTGGTCAACATTATCATTCAAAGTATATATGGAATGTTCTGTTTCTTCAGCTTGGCTTACTGCCGCTGTTGCCAACTGTTCAACTACATCTGATATTTCATCTGAAGTATTGCCCATTTTCTCAGCAAACTTTGAAATACTGTTGGTGAATGTGTTCATTTCATCTACTAATCCTTTGAAACCAACAAAATCTCTTCTTATATTAGTTTTGTAAGTATTGATTTCATTGAAAATCTCTTCAAATTGGTCTTTTGTCTCTATTCTAGTCAGTACAGTATAATCTTTATTACTGAAGTTCTTAACTTCCTTTATAATCTCTTTATATGGTCTATACAGTATCTTGGATGATAAATAAACCGAGAAAAGACTGATTGCTATTATACTGACAGTAGTTAAAATATGTGAATCACGTACATTAAAGAATACTAAGACCAATTGTAGAAATAGTCCACTTAGTATAGCTGTCAATATTGAAATCTTTAGATGTACGTCTTTTATAAATCCAAAGGATAAAATTTTATTCATTATATATGATTTCTTGTATTGTATATCTTCTTGGAAAGTCAATTTCAATTTTAGTTGATTTTCATTCTTTTCAAGCTGCTTAATTTCTATTTGTTCATTAAAGTATTCTGCTGCACCTTCGACTAATCCCATAAAATAATCAAACATACCTCTATGAGAATTATAAGTAAAAATAACTTCTCTCCTGGATATAGCCTTAAACTGTAATTTTGGTGGTTTTGCACCTTTTATTCTTTTCATGACAACACTATGTACATCATCCATTGATTTTAGAAAATGATATAGATTATCATGATGGAAAAATCCTGGATAATCCTGCTGGAAAGTTCTAATATTATCCTTCCCTATTGATTTCCATAACTTATCTTCACTAACATTAACTTTTGAAGCTATAGTAGAAAAAAGTTTAAACACCCTTGTGTCTTCCACATCCTCCAATGGTGAAAACGTTTGGTTAGCTTTCCATCCTAGATTTTCTAAAGCTTCGTTAATTATATTTTCTGAATATTGTTTTCTACAGGTTTTGATCCATGTTGATACGACTGTTCCTTTCACTCATTTTCACCTCTTACACTATAGTTATTTGATATTCAAAGTTGCTTGTAAAAATTTCCATATAGTTAATTTTATAACAGATTTTGACAAATTACAATATAATCTTAATTTTATTTTTATATGGCATATATTATTTTACTTTTTAACTAATTTATATCATATACTAATATAAAAGGTTACTGAAATTACTAATTAGTTAATAATCTTAATCTATATCATCCAATTTGCTTTTACCCAAAAATACATCTCTAGCCCATTGAGCCCATTCTTCTTTGACATCTATATCTTCCCAAGTGGGATAATCCTTAGCAATAAATCCTCCACCATAACTTCCAAATTCAGTCATCATTTTTTCTGCACTCCTTTGTATGTATTCCTTATCTCCAGTAGCCATAACTTTTTGAATATCCACAGGTGACCAGAAAGTTACTCTTCCACCAAATTTGTCAGATAATTTATTGATGCCTACTAGTTCAGGTTGATCAAATTGTAAAACGTCAACACCAATTTCTATAAAATCTTCAATGATATCGTATACATATCCACATGAATGAACAAAGAAATGTAGTCCTTTATAATGAGCGTCTTTTACAATTCTGGCATAAATAGGTTTGAATAGTTCTCTCCATAATACTGGATTAATAAGTAATGCCGTTTGGGTTCCCCAATCATCATAGACAATGACACCATCAAAACCTAATGACCCTGCTTTATCAATAAGCTCAAGAAGTAATTTTTCTATCTTTTTTAATACTTTTATTACATTATCTTTCTCTAGAATGACGTCCATCAGCAGATTATCTATTTTTCTTAAATCTCTAATGGTAGAAAAAACTGCTACAGATAATGTACCCAACAGATATTTATCTTCGTTTTTGCTGATTATGCTTTTTACTTCCTCTTCATAAGCCTCATTATATTTGGGTAGTTCATAGGTATCTAGATATTCCCAACCTTCCTGCAAAGCTCCCTTAATACATTCTCCCTTAGTTTTTTCCTCTAATCGTCCGTAAATATTACCATATGGATCTCTTCTTACCTCTCCTTGAAAATCAGGTACTTCTCTGAGGGCATCCTCATAATATCCCCATTCCTTTTGATGTTCATATAGAGGATTAATCAATTTGGTTACCGATATGCATGCTATATCATCTTGATGAGGTTTATTGAAATCCATACCTATTCTCTTGGGTGAATTAAATTCTATGACATCTTTTATAATCTGTTTACTATTCATTATATAACCCCTTTTCATTTTATTTTACCTTATGGTAACCTATTTTTCTAAGAAGCACCATGTATAATAGATATAAAACATGTAATATATTCATATGTAATCAAATGTTATATTGTATAGTTATAGAACATGGTTTATAATAAATGTAATATATCCATAAAAAAAGGCAGGAATATATAATGAACAGTATTAATAATCTTAATCATCTGATACCTGATTTTTTACATATAGCCAACAGATACTGTAATAAGAACTGGTCTGTTCCCATTGCAACTAGAAATTTTCATAATCTATTATTCGTTGTAAGTGGAGAGGGTATTTCTTATTCTAAGGGTAAAGAATATAAATTATCATCTGGAATGTTGATTTATCACTCGCCTGGAGAAACCTACGGCTATAGCACAAGTCAAAGCAACCCAATGCATTGTTATGGTATAAATTTTCATGTATTAGAAGCTATGTTCTCAGGTGGTAAATGGATAACCAATAATATTGAACAATTACCCTTTAATAATAAATCCAACATCCCCTCCAAAGGGATTTTGAATAAATATTTTGAGGACCTTTCGACCGTATGGGAAGAAGGAGGAAATAATAATCTACTGAAATGTCGTAGTATCTTTCTTAATATCCTCTATGAATTATATACTCAATCACTCCTAGAAGATAATATTGACAATACTATTAAAAAGATTAAGGATGTCATAGTTTATATACGTAAGAATTATAAAAGCCAAATAACTCTTGGCTATCTAGCCTCATTAATTGACCTTAATCCAAAATATTTTGGAAGCCTGTTCAAAAAACATACAGGATATACACCTATAGATTATTTAACTAAGGTAAGGATTGAAAAAGCCAAAGAGTACCTTGGTATAGGTTATAGTGTTAGTGAGACTTCTGTTTTAGTAGGATACAATGACCCTTTCTATTTCAGTAAAGTATTCAAAAAAGCAACTGGAATAGCACCTCGTGAATATGCTAAGAAACCTCTACATTTTTGCTAGATAAAGGATAGGAGATTATATATGAAAGCTATAGATAATAACAATCTTGAAAATATCGTGCCAAATATTCGTACTGTCATTGATAGGACAGGATTCGAAGGTTGGAGTGTACCTACTAGAACAATACAGGACCATGAATTAGTTCTAATCCTTGAGGGTAAGGGAAGCTTTTCAGTTGAGGGTATAGAGTATCCTGTACGCCCAGGTATGCTTTTCTATTTTTATCCTGATCTTGTGCATTCAGGCAGAACATGTCTAGACCCTCCAATGCACTTTTTGGCTGTGCATTTTTCTTTTGCTCTTACTAATTATAATGATGGTAATTGGACAATGGATACAGAATCTTATAGATTGCCACTGGAACCTGTAAGCCAACTACAACATTCTCTGAAAGCCCAGCAAGCACTTGAATCATTATATAAAACCTTTATAGAAAAACGCGAAAGTTATAAGTGGAAACTCAAGATTCTATTTCAAGAATTTGTTTATGAAGCACTGTATGACCTTAATAATCCTCCCAAAAATTATGCAAACATATCAAGGGTTGAAAAAGCCCTTAATTATATTAATGAACACTACACAGAATCAATCAGTATATCCCAGTTATGCTCTATGATAAAACTTAGTCGTGGTCATTTTACTAAGATGTTCAAAAGTATTACCAACAAAACACCTGTAGAGTATATTAATCAAGTCAGAATTGAACATAGTAAAGACCTGCTGGTTACTACAAGTTTACATGTAAAGACTATTGCTGTACAAACAGGTTTTAATGATGAGTTTTATTTCACTCGTGTTTTCAAACAATATGAAGGTTGCAGTCCCTCACAATATAGACAAGGACTCTTAAAATAATCCCAGAATTTATATTACAATAATCCATGCTGCAATTGTTTTATCTATGGATATCTTAAGGTTTTTCTAATATACTATAAGCAAATATGGAACATAAATATCTAGTATATGTGGAGGCTTTTTTTATGAGATGGACAAGAGAAGAATATATTGAATTATTGACTTTTGGGGATGTAAAACGTCAAATGTTTGTAGAACTGTTTGGTCCTCTGATAGGATTGGAAGATGAATGGCATAAACAAGGAGCAACTCAAGATCAAATTGATATGATTGGTTTTGATTGGGATTATGTACCAAAAATTAGTTGTGGTGGTAATACTTTTCGTATAAGTAATTTGACTCCTAAGATTATAGAAGAAACCAGCGAACATATTATCCAAACAGATACCTTGGGCAGAACAACCAAGTTGTGTAAAGGCAAAGCTACTATTCCATTGCCACTTGACTACCCTGTAAAAGACATGGATAGCTGGTTAAAAATAAAGCCTATGTATGAATTCAGTGAAGATAGAATAGACTGGAATGCTGTAGAAGCGGCTAAAAAGGCTCAGAAACAAGGAATTCT
The window above is part of the Vallitalea guaymasensis genome. Proteins encoded here:
- a CDS encoding heme NO-binding domain-containing protein, whose protein sequence is MKGTVVSTWIKTCRKQYSENIINEALENLGWKANQTFSPLEDVEDTRVFKLFSTIASKVNVSEDKLWKSIGKDNIRTFQQDYPGFFHHDNLYHFLKSMDDVHSVVMKRIKGAKPPKLQFKAISRREVIFTYNSHRGMFDYFMGLVEGAAEYFNEQIEIKQLEKNENQLKLKLTFQEDIQYKKSYIMNKILSFGFIKDVHLKISILTAILSGLFLQLVLVFFNVRDSHILTTVSIIAISLFSVYLSSKILYRPYKEIIKEVKNFSNKDYTVLTRIETKDQFEEIFNEINTYKTNIRRDFVGFKGLVDEMNTFTNSISKFAEKMGNTSDEISDVVEQLATAAVSQAEETEHSIYTLNDNVDQINNIAGEEQNNKTELEGSVDQIDNSFKEVESTATEINMLLDRFKQVQDNGLRLKSKAEQITEIVSIVSAISGQTNLLALNASIEAARAGEAGKGFAVVADEVRNLSEETNDAVEKIKNNLSEFVSEIEKLVEDVASQYNVLVKENSSLGQAVEASSVANVNINTVADKMIDTSKRLENEANSMSKVFQNIESLAAIAEENSASAEEVSANVTDYTVHIKGITDSISTFKEMTLDFKDEISQYRI
- a CDS encoding uroporphyrinogen decarboxylase family protein, coding for MNSKQIIKDVIEFNSPKRIGMDFNKPHQDDIACISVTKLINPLYEHQKEWGYYEDALREVPDFQGEVRRDPYGNIYGRLEEKTKGECIKGALQEGWEYLDTYELPKYNEAYEEEVKSIISKNEDKYLLGTLSVAVFSTIRDLRKIDNLLMDVILEKDNVIKVLKKIEKLLLELIDKAGSLGFDGVIVYDDWGTQTALLINPVLWRELFKPIYARIVKDAHYKGLHFFVHSCGYVYDIIEDFIEIGVDVLQFDQPELVGINKLSDKFGGRVTFWSPVDIQKVMATGDKEYIQRSAEKMMTEFGSYGGGFIAKDYPTWEDIDVKEEWAQWARDVFLGKSKLDDID
- a CDS encoding AraC family transcriptional regulator gives rise to the protein MNSINNLNHLIPDFLHIANRYCNKNWSVPIATRNFHNLLFVVSGEGISYSKGKEYKLSSGMLIYHSPGETYGYSTSQSNPMHCYGINFHVLEAMFSGGKWITNNIEQLPFNNKSNIPSKGILNKYFEDLSTVWEEGGNNNLLKCRSIFLNILYELYTQSLLEDNIDNTIKKIKDVIVYIRKNYKSQITLGYLASLIDLNPKYFGSLFKKHTGYTPIDYLTKVRIEKAKEYLGIGYSVSETSVLVGYNDPFYFSKVFKKATGIAPREYAKKPLHFC
- a CDS encoding AraC family transcriptional regulator, giving the protein MKAIDNNNLENIVPNIRTVIDRTGFEGWSVPTRTIQDHELVLILEGKGSFSVEGIEYPVRPGMLFYFYPDLVHSGRTCLDPPMHFLAVHFSFALTNYNDGNWTMDTESYRLPLEPVSQLQHSLKAQQALESLYKTFIEKRESYKWKLKILFQEFVYEALYDLNNPPKNYANISRVEKALNYINEHYTESISISQLCSMIKLSRGHFTKMFKSITNKTPVEYINQVRIEHSKDLLVTTSLHVKTIAVQTGFNDEFYFTRVFKQYEGCSPSQYRQGLLK